From the Bacillus rossius redtenbacheri isolate Brsri chromosome 12, Brsri_v3, whole genome shotgun sequence genome, the window CATCGGTTGTCTTAAGATTAGAAGAGACtttataatttcaaattattatgttttaataacAGGGTTAATATTTTTTCCCACTTAGTATTAAGAACACATAACATGTTCAaggtaaaaaacaaaacaacaataataaaataaaactttactgtTTGTTGCTCAAACAGACAGAACAGGCAGAAGCGAATGAAACAGTTGTAAGGAAAATTCTGCATTAAATTGAGCATGGGGGAAAAACTTATTCATATATTAGTTAACTGCATTAGCATTCACATTCTGCTTGACAAACAGTAGCTAAAAAATATGATCTCTtcgaatgaaatatttttttggtggAATATCGCTTCCTAAAATCAGTTTTGACACATTACAACATGTAGTTTCCAGGCACAAAATTTAAACTTCAATACTGATCTTAAACATGCCTTGAGTTGGTTCCCACAAATAATTCAGTCGTGTCTGCCAGCAAGTTACTGCATTTCACAGTCAGCTTTGCTTTTGCAACGTGTGCGGTGGACCTGATGCGTCATGATACGCCCTGGAACCGCTGTCCGCAGAGCTGCTACAGGACACACAGGGGGTCCGATGACTACTTGCAGTCCAGACACATCCGGGAGTTGTTCGAGCTGTTGACCGCCACTCTGGTGGTCGCTGcaccaggtgtgtgtgtgtgtgtgtgtgtgtctggaaCTATATTCTTACAAGCCGTGTCAATAATCTACATTGTAATAAGACTGCGCAACCGTCGAGCCTATGCTTTAAAAATATCTGGCAAAACTGGTTGCGGGTGACGTAGGGAGTTAAAAAGACTACAATAAGATTTTCTTTAATCTTCGTCTGTCCGCTTGTCCGTCTGAACACGCTAAACTAGACGAATTTTCGTGGGGGGTTCCACAGGTAACTAGAGAGTAGCTTGGGGCAACATTTTATTAAATCggctcacgaaaaaaaaaaaaaaaaaagatatatattattttaaagttttagaaGTCTTCTCAGCTTAGTACAGTTCCGTatgaaggataaaaaaaattgagcttcATTAGTTGATTTTTGAAAGGCTCTCACGGAAGTTTTCGAATGTTTACCTCGGTGACACGATCACCACGGCGTGGTAACCAAAGAACCAGTATATAGcgctattagtttttttttttttacctcagtgacagaagtatttttgtatgtttacgtCAGTGATCGAAttatcatttctctatgtccaccacacggtcatatagtaaggtccggcaacttcctatccttctgcttggcgaaacccatccgcttagtgaatctcgcggctgctagcgaacgaAAGGCGCTAATAAAAGTATAGTTTAAAACTTCATCAATGgctggcgttgccttgaatttgcgACTCGCTATaatttggtgcgtccgtcacgtcttacCTGGGGGTTACCTTTGtacaaacaactgtatcactataaaacagtgttcgcagtaaaactgggttcggaCTCTTATCCGAGAATTTATGCTTTGAaacattaagaaaaaatataaaaatataaaaatataaaaaaatatgtgccaGCATTCGTAAGAAACAGCTCAGTACTATCCCGAAAATCGTATTTTCATATATTCGAAAAAATACCTGTGGCCATGTGTTGTaccaaagttacagtatcttccCTGTGTTACAAACTACTTGCTGGCAACTGTGCGGAAGCTGTGCGCCTGACGGTCTCGGCGCGCGCGTATCCGCAgacgcagggccggtgcaaggtaaattggcgccctaggcaaaaaaaaaccttaatgcctccccgccggacacccccaaaaaaaaatttttccttgcctcagaaaacatcacgtaagcctaagattttgtcaacaatcaaatgtaagcaggcttgtgtttttttttttttactttttttacttattacaaatcataaataaacaggtcaccgtggactttaaataattacttatatcaatatgaaCATTCCAAaccgttacaaaaatccattttcatctagtttcaataatcgtcaAACATATggtatgagctgttatgtgtcgtgctaggccgccccccagctacttggcgccctgggcggttgcctagttcgcctatatggacgcgccggccctgttaataagcaaaataaaacaaaataaagtcaaattgtttaatattcaacGATAATTTTCTatggttaaaacattttttttttaatgtaacattaagaaaaatataaaaattaatgtgccAGCGTTCGTAAGAAATAGCTCAGTACTATCCCCGAAAATCGTATTTCATATATTCGAAAATACctgtagccatgtgttgtaccaaagttacagtatcttccCTGTGTCACAAACTACCTGCTGACAACTGTGCGGAAGCTGTGCGCGCGTATCCGCAGAGGATCCGGTGCAGTTCCTGGTGGGGTTGCTGCGCGAGATGATCAGGTTCCGGAAGGGCAAGAGCGCGGACGCCCCTTTGCTGCTGGCCGACCACCACCTGGCCGCCGTGTTCTCGAGCTACGACCCGGCGGGCGCCGGCTACGTCACCGCGCCGCAGTTCCACGACGGTGTGTACTTTCCCTCCACCCTTGCGAACAATGCATGGCGTACTGTCGTGTCATCTCACGGGGATTTCATTTCAGTGTGGTGCTGCTGTCTCAGGGTTATGTCCACTCAGAGCGGTGTCtcatataagtagagaccggaaaaattcgcggatccatttcacgatatgctataatccaaacaactctACCTTTATAACAGAGGTGCCCACAAGgcggggtaacgacgcagactgcgttattaaaatttcaggggggtgggggggttgattaaaagacgagaaaaatgtatatattatttacataattatagcttctaatgtgaaaatacgtttctggtgctttgataattgaaagggatcttgtaaatcaaattggcaaccccgcactttcctcaacaaaagcagtttggcatctgtcggttcaggatggaaatattacctgatatgaccaaaattattattagaaaatgcaaaatgtgataaaatataatactaaaaaagtatattattataaaataattgagtaaatcattcaGAAAATGGTATAAAAAatttcgcgggggggggggggggggtgcgcgcttcattaggttaggggggggggggagtcatagtgtttggggggggggggggcacctctgtttatattgcttctctgattggctcacagtttatctgaaggactttgagccgaTGAAAAAACCTTCAACCGAAAAAAgaatcgaatcgcaagcgtcccagttgacaggtgtcacgagtcaatag encodes:
- the LOC134537189 gene encoding uncharacterized protein LOC134537189 — its product is MADNVRIPSKKGRKSCYRTHRGSDDYLQSRHIRELFELLTATLVVAAPEDPVQFLVGLLREMIRFRKGKSADAPLLLADHHLAAVFSSYDPAGAGYVTAPQFHDAMKTLGVAGQGSAPVAEEDGRVQKDEFIRTAKDRLLQKLLQCLMPTE